The Gammaproteobacteria bacterium genome window below encodes:
- a CDS encoding exodeoxyribonuclease VII small subunit, which yields MPKKASLDFEHALKELEALVTRMEKGDISLEDSLKHFERGIELTRACQTALKEAEQKVQILMEKDGALEAQPFDSAQDRPFENQEE from the coding sequence ATGCCGAAAAAAGCCAGTCTCGATTTTGAACACGCCCTCAAGGAACTGGAGGCGCTGGTAACGCGCATGGAGAAAGGCGACATCAGCCTGGAGGATTCGCTGAAACATTTCGAACGCGGTATCGAGCTGACCCGCGCCTGTCAAACGGCCCTGAAAGAGGCCGAACAGAAGGTGCAGATCTTGATGGAAAAAGACGGCGCGCTTGAGGCCCAACCCTTCGACAGTGCTCAGGACAGGCCCTTCGAGAACCAAGAGGAATAG